From a single Terriglobales bacterium genomic region:
- a CDS encoding DUF92 domain-containing protein, with protein MSALSAIVVLLSPVSPDGWHLAVSRVPAGLVVTAAFAVAARILRSVSLSGAIAGAAVTFLLWIAWPPLFMVELAVFVLTAAATRAGYRRKQQLGTAEKREGRSASQVLANLAVATACALLATYLHKPLLMFACAGALAEAAADTISSEMGQALGAEPVLLTTLRPVPVGTDGGVSGPGTLAGMAAALVVSGVAVLTASVPGYGLAIAAMAAVCGMFFDSLLGATLERRRILNNDQVNFSSTLLAAGLAIAIAKLWQ; from the coding sequence ATGAGCGCGTTGTCCGCCATCGTGGTGCTGCTGTCCCCCGTCTCTCCGGACGGCTGGCACCTGGCCGTGTCGCGCGTGCCCGCGGGGCTGGTCGTGACCGCCGCCTTCGCGGTCGCGGCCCGCATCCTCCGTTCCGTCTCCCTCTCGGGCGCGATCGCCGGGGCCGCCGTCACTTTTCTGCTTTGGATCGCCTGGCCGCCGCTGTTCATGGTCGAGCTCGCGGTCTTCGTCCTCACCGCGGCCGCCACCCGCGCCGGATATCGCCGCAAGCAGCAGCTCGGCACAGCTGAAAAGCGCGAAGGACGCTCTGCCTCCCAGGTGCTCGCCAACCTGGCGGTGGCCACGGCCTGCGCACTGTTGGCCACCTATCTGCACAAGCCGCTCTTGATGTTCGCTTGCGCCGGCGCTCTGGCCGAGGCTGCCGCCGACACCATCTCCAGCGAGATGGGCCAAGCTCTCGGTGCCGAGCCCGTGCTGCTCACCACCTTGCGGCCCGTTCCCGTAGGCACCGACGGCGGGGTGAGCGGTCCCGGCACTCTGGCCGGCATGGCTGCCGCCCTGGTGGTCTCCGGCGTCGCCGTGCTCACAGCATCGGTCCCAGGTTACGGCTTGGCCATCGCTGCTATGGCCGCCGTCTGCGGCATGTTCTTTGACAGTCTGCTGGGGGCGACCCTCGAACGCAGACGCATACTCAACAATGACCAGGTCAACTTCTCGAGCACCCTGCTCGCCGCTGGCCTTGCCATCGCCATCGCCAAGCTCTGGCAGTGA
- a CDS encoding YncE family protein → MSSLGKAGLAVIVFAVIIWVGCNEAFRPIVIPIPSPGPDPQNLSRAYALSNNCVPTCPVPPPGSGIGALTTIDVPGDTVTSVQYGGRGPVDLFVTPGGGLAFTVNNLDDNLTAISPGNLNTFPATIPLPTGAQPVFAFNPGIGALYVAEPGRNRVAVISLGTLAMTSEIIVGTSPVAIAEPPNGQKVYVVNQGDGTVTVVRTADNSVLGTIAVGTSPVAAVASSDGRFVFVANEGSNDVTVIDTTNDTTALTTIALGASPGCAGQVPCFSITYDPGLKRVYTANRASNTVSIIRADQPLPTLPSLLTPAPGIDVTACAGAGASPQQVAVLPDGSRAYVANAGTDNVCVLDSLSNTFTKSIALPVGAAPTSVAASASGTKVYTANPGTQNISIIATTSDTIITSLQSPKADPNCQDPAPPAAPVCSHINPVYVTAQ, encoded by the coding sequence ATGAGTTCATTGGGCAAGGCGGGACTCGCAGTCATTGTTTTTGCCGTGATCATCTGGGTGGGCTGTAACGAAGCGTTTCGCCCGATCGTGATCCCCATCCCCAGCCCGGGGCCGGACCCGCAAAACCTGTCGCGCGCGTACGCGCTGAGCAACAATTGCGTCCCCACTTGCCCGGTGCCGCCGCCTGGTTCCGGCATCGGGGCGCTGACCACGATTGACGTCCCCGGAGATACCGTCACCTCGGTCCAGTATGGCGGACGCGGGCCGGTGGATCTGTTCGTAACCCCGGGCGGTGGTCTGGCTTTCACCGTGAACAACCTGGATGACAACCTGACCGCGATCAGCCCGGGCAATCTGAACACGTTTCCGGCGACCATCCCGTTGCCGACCGGCGCGCAGCCGGTATTCGCTTTCAACCCCGGCATAGGCGCTTTATATGTCGCGGAGCCAGGGCGTAATCGGGTGGCGGTGATCAGCCTCGGTACCCTCGCCATGACGTCCGAGATCATAGTGGGAACCAGCCCGGTGGCGATCGCGGAACCGCCCAATGGACAGAAGGTCTATGTCGTGAACCAGGGGGACGGCACGGTCACGGTGGTGCGGACCGCCGATAACAGCGTGCTGGGAACCATTGCGGTGGGAACGTCGCCGGTGGCGGCGGTGGCCAGCTCGGACGGGCGCTTCGTATTCGTGGCCAACGAAGGCAGCAACGACGTGACGGTGATCGACACTACGAACGACACCACCGCCTTGACGACCATCGCCCTGGGAGCTTCTCCGGGCTGCGCCGGGCAGGTCCCCTGTTTTTCGATCACCTACGACCCAGGACTGAAGCGGGTGTACACGGCGAACCGGGCGAGCAACACGGTGAGCATCATCCGGGCGGACCAGCCGTTGCCGACGCTGCCGTCGCTGTTGACGCCGGCCCCGGGCATCGATGTGACCGCGTGCGCGGGTGCCGGGGCATCGCCCCAGCAGGTGGCGGTGCTGCCGGATGGGTCCCGCGCTTACGTGGCGAACGCAGGCACCGACAACGTCTGCGTGCTCGACAGCCTGAGCAACACCTTCACCAAGAGCATCGCGCTCCCAGTAGGAGCGGCCCCCACGTCGGTCGCTGCTTCCGCCAGCGGGACCAAGGTGTACACGGCCAATCCCGGGACGCAGAACATCAGCATCATCGCGACCACGTCCGACACCATCATTACTTCGCTGCAATCCCCGAAAGCCGATCCGAATTGCCAGGACCCGGCGCCGCCGGCCGCTCCGGTGT